The proteins below come from a single Mycolicibacterium sp. TY81 genomic window:
- a CDS encoding GNAT family N-acetyltransferase has product MTTTQDFALRPCHGPAEWPVLLRIWRSAVEATHDFLTAGDIDFYERRLAEEYLKMVDLTVADSDGVPVGFSGVAGGNLEMLFIDHQHRGRGAGSVLLAAARAKNPGLLVDVNEQNPQAVGFYQRQGFVTLSRSETDGDGRPFPILHLGPAPSAPLD; this is encoded by the coding sequence GTGACCACGACGCAAGACTTCGCCCTCCGGCCATGCCACGGACCCGCGGAATGGCCGGTGCTCCTACGGATCTGGCGTAGCGCGGTCGAAGCGACGCATGACTTCCTGACTGCCGGCGACATCGATTTCTACGAGCGCCGACTGGCCGAGGAGTATCTGAAGATGGTCGACCTCACGGTCGCGGATTCCGACGGTGTGCCGGTCGGCTTCTCGGGTGTTGCCGGTGGCAACCTGGAGATGTTGTTCATCGACCACCAGCACCGTGGTCGTGGCGCGGGCTCGGTCCTGCTGGCCGCTGCGCGGGCCAAGAATCCGGGGCTGCTGGTCGATGTGAACGAGCAGAATCCACAAGCTGTCGGGTTCTACCAGCGGCAGGGCTTCGTCACCCTGAGCCGGTCGGAGACCGACGGCGACGGGCGACCGTTTCCGATCTTGCATCTGGGCCCCGCCCCGTCGGCTCCGCTCGACTGA